One window from the genome of Synechococcus sp. PROS-7-1 encodes:
- a CDS encoding DUF3177 family protein — protein MPDLTTRTLVWLTYRLGATIALGLPLILLIWAGVRRDPALVRLLSIYWKVASLLAISVLLLTDQRPIGYVTALLAPLLMAGSVWFWVDLNEELADSPPGRALPMTVRIWRWSLTMFAVFAVGMSGSALGCARALEAAECKIWLEAPQGLHRVAERLFDFVFGGQWTEAVAAFIGYVALVAYAVGLLQWLLVRFPRQGRVAGEF, from the coding sequence GTGCCTGATCTCACGACCCGAACCCTGGTGTGGCTGACCTACCGCCTGGGCGCCACGATTGCTCTTGGTCTTCCCCTGATCCTGTTGATCTGGGCTGGAGTTCGCCGTGATCCGGCCCTTGTGCGCCTGCTGAGCATCTACTGGAAGGTGGCCAGCCTGCTGGCCATCAGTGTGCTGTTACTCACCGATCAGCGGCCCATCGGCTACGTCACGGCCTTGCTGGCCCCTCTGCTGATGGCTGGATCGGTGTGGTTCTGGGTGGATCTCAACGAGGAACTGGCCGACAGTCCCCCGGGCCGGGCTTTGCCGATGACTGTGCGCATCTGGCGTTGGTCCCTCACGATGTTTGCGGTGTTTGCCGTGGGGATGTCGGGGTCGGCACTGGGCTGTGCCCGCGCGCTCGAGGCCGCCGAGTGCAAGATCTGGCTGGAAGCTCCCCAGGGGCTGCACCGGGTTGCAGAACGCCTGTTTGATTTCGTGTTCGGCGGCCAGTGGACGGAAGCCGTTGCCGCCTTCATCGGCTACGTGGCGCTTGTGGCCTATGCCGTGGGACTGTTGCAGTGGCTGCTGGTGCGCTTTCCGCGCCAGGGTCGGGTAGCCGGTGAATTCTGA
- the ileS gene encoding isoleucine--tRNA ligase encodes MSKETRDAAEGRPSYKDTLNLLQTGFGMRANAVKREPELQAFWSENGIDGQLGLDNSGPTFTLHDGPPYANGALHMGHALNKVLKDVINKYQVLQGRRVRYVPGWDCHGLPIELKVLQSMDQEQRQALTPIKLRKKAAAYARKQVDGQMKGFQRWGIWADWEQPYLTLQKEYEAAQIKVFGEMVLKGHIYRGLKPVHWSPSSRTALAEAELEYPDGHTSPSVYVAFPAEELPKALRDTLKGDGIDLPTEAASLGDALQVAIWTTTPWTLPANLAVSVNERLDYALVDDGNGRLLVVAADLIESLSKTLERPLKRCATVKGAQLAGLTYRHPLLDRTSPVVIGGDYITTESGTGLVHTAPGHGVDDFHTGQKHGLPVLCPVDEAGTLTAEAGPFAGLNVLKDANPAIIEALEQAGALLKQEAYGHRYPYDWRTKKPTIFRATEQWFASVEGFRQQALEAIDQVQWTPASGRNRIEAMVKERGDWCISRQRTWGVPIPVFYHRSNGEVLLNADTLSHIETLIAAHGGDVWWEKDEADLLPPAYADQADQWRKGTDTMDVWFDSGSSWAAVSSQRESLSYPADLYLEGSDQHRGWFQSSLLTSVAVNGHAPYKRVLTHGFALDEKGRKMSKSLGNVVDPMVIIEGGKNQKQEPPYGADVLRLWVSSVDYSTDVPIGAGILRQLADVYRKVRNTSRYLLGNLHDFNPATDAIAVEDLPLLDRWMLQRTAEVMDEITEAFESYEFFRFFQLLQNFCVTDLSNFYLDIAKDRLYVSAPADRRRRSCQTVMALIIERLAGLIAPVLCHMAEDIWQNLPYAVSEASVFQRGWPTAPDRWRDASLNEPMQQLRELRTSVNKVLEDCRSRGELGASLEAAVRLEAHSPSLQSALQWLNENGQPEVDGLRDWLLVSQLQLGGEPWAELLASDDNELAVIEVALSRGQKCERCWHYEGDIGQNSDHPGLCGRCVSVLERR; translated from the coding sequence GTGAGCAAGGAGACCCGCGACGCCGCCGAGGGACGTCCCTCCTACAAAGACACGCTCAACCTGCTGCAAACAGGCTTTGGCATGCGTGCCAACGCGGTGAAGCGGGAGCCAGAACTGCAGGCCTTCTGGAGCGAGAACGGCATCGATGGGCAACTGGGGCTCGACAACAGCGGGCCCACCTTCACGCTTCACGACGGGCCTCCCTACGCCAACGGTGCCCTGCACATGGGCCATGCCCTGAACAAGGTGCTCAAGGATGTGATCAACAAATATCAAGTACTGCAGGGCCGCAGGGTGCGCTACGTGCCTGGCTGGGACTGCCACGGTCTGCCGATCGAACTCAAGGTGCTGCAGTCGATGGATCAGGAACAGCGCCAAGCGCTGACACCGATCAAGCTGCGCAAGAAAGCCGCTGCTTACGCCCGCAAGCAGGTGGATGGCCAGATGAAGGGCTTCCAGCGCTGGGGCATCTGGGCCGACTGGGAGCAGCCTTATCTCACGCTGCAGAAGGAGTACGAAGCCGCCCAGATCAAGGTGTTCGGCGAAATGGTGCTCAAGGGGCACATCTACAGGGGCCTGAAGCCCGTGCACTGGAGTCCCAGCTCCCGCACCGCCCTGGCCGAAGCCGAGCTGGAATACCCCGACGGCCACACCAGCCCCAGCGTGTATGTGGCTTTTCCAGCGGAAGAGCTCCCAAAGGCCCTGCGCGACACCCTCAAGGGCGATGGGATTGACCTTCCCACTGAGGCTGCTTCCCTAGGCGACGCCCTGCAGGTAGCGATCTGGACCACCACCCCTTGGACGCTTCCGGCCAACCTGGCGGTGTCCGTGAACGAACGGCTCGACTACGCCCTGGTCGACGATGGCAACGGCCGGTTGCTGGTGGTGGCAGCCGATCTGATCGAGTCGCTCTCCAAAACCCTGGAGCGCCCCCTCAAGCGTTGCGCCACGGTGAAGGGGGCTCAGCTTGCCGGACTCACCTACCGGCATCCGCTGCTGGATCGCACCAGCCCAGTGGTGATCGGCGGCGACTACATCACCACCGAATCCGGCACGGGCCTTGTGCACACCGCCCCGGGGCACGGCGTCGACGACTTCCACACCGGTCAGAAGCACGGCCTGCCCGTGCTCTGTCCGGTGGATGAAGCCGGCACCCTCACCGCAGAGGCAGGTCCTTTCGCAGGCCTGAACGTGCTCAAGGACGCCAACCCAGCGATCATCGAGGCCCTCGAGCAAGCCGGAGCACTGCTCAAGCAAGAGGCCTACGGCCACCGTTATCCCTACGACTGGCGCACCAAAAAGCCCACCATCTTCCGCGCCACGGAACAGTGGTTTGCCTCGGTGGAGGGCTTTCGCCAGCAAGCTCTTGAGGCCATCGATCAAGTGCAGTGGACCCCCGCCTCGGGCCGCAACCGAATCGAAGCGATGGTGAAGGAACGGGGGGACTGGTGCATCTCCCGCCAGCGCACCTGGGGAGTGCCGATCCCCGTGTTTTATCACCGCAGCAATGGCGAGGTGCTGCTCAACGCCGACACCCTGAGCCATATCGAGACGTTGATCGCCGCCCACGGCGGCGACGTGTGGTGGGAGAAAGACGAAGCGGATCTGCTGCCACCCGCCTACGCCGACCAGGCCGATCAATGGCGCAAGGGCACCGACACCATGGATGTGTGGTTCGACTCCGGATCTAGCTGGGCTGCCGTGTCAAGCCAGCGAGAGTCGCTCAGCTACCCCGCCGACCTCTACCTCGAGGGATCCGATCAGCACCGCGGCTGGTTCCAGAGCTCGTTGCTCACCTCCGTGGCCGTCAACGGCCATGCCCCCTACAAACGCGTTCTCACCCATGGGTTCGCCCTCGACGAGAAGGGGCGAAAGATGAGCAAATCCCTCGGCAATGTGGTCGACCCGATGGTGATCATCGAGGGAGGCAAAAACCAGAAGCAGGAGCCTCCCTACGGCGCTGATGTGCTGCGGCTCTGGGTGAGCTCGGTGGACTACTCCACCGATGTGCCCATCGGCGCCGGAATTCTGCGCCAGCTCGCGGACGTTTACCGGAAAGTGCGCAACACCAGCCGCTACCTGCTCGGCAATCTGCACGACTTCAATCCCGCCACCGATGCCATCGCGGTGGAGGACCTGCCCCTGCTGGACCGCTGGATGCTGCAGCGCACCGCCGAGGTGATGGATGAGATCACGGAAGCCTTCGAGAGCTACGAGTTTTTCCGCTTCTTCCAGCTGCTGCAGAACTTCTGCGTCACCGACCTCTCCAACTTCTACCTTGATATCGCCAAAGACCGTCTGTACGTGAGCGCTCCCGCCGACCGGCGCCGGCGCAGCTGTCAGACCGTGATGGCTTTGATCATCGAGCGCCTGGCGGGCTTGATTGCGCCTGTGCTCTGTCATATGGCTGAGGACATCTGGCAAAACCTCCCCTACGCCGTGAGCGAGGCCTCGGTCTTCCAACGGGGGTGGCCGACCGCGCCGGACCGTTGGCGCGACGCGTCCTTGAACGAACCGATGCAGCAACTGCGCGAACTGCGGACATCAGTGAACAAAGTGCTGGAAGACTGCCGCAGCCGTGGGGAGCTGGGCGCATCGCTGGAGGCAGCGGTTCGCCTTGAGGCCCACAGCCCAAGCCTGCAATCCGCTCTGCAGTGGCTCAACGAGAATGGGCAGCCCGAGGTGGATGGCCTGCGCGACTGGCTACTCGTGTCCCAGTTGCAGCTTGGAGGCGAGCCCTGGGCCGAATTGCTGGCCAGTGATGACAACGAGCTCGCCGTGATCGAAGTAGCCCTGTCTCGAGGTCAGAAGTGTGAGCGCTGTTGGCACTATGAAGGCGACATCGGCCAGAACAGTGATCACCCCGGCTTGTGTGGTCGCTGCGTGTCCGTGCTGGAACGGCGCTGA
- a CDS encoding Ycf66 family protein — protein sequence MLATLAGDLCLVLGLAVLLLPLLVTELSRPRDGVWGAVVLLLGLVLVTSSDRLRGAPMLAVVCAGLLISRLGSEVAQSRWQQLSPEEQQRLKSTERWSTSLQQLSATLNALLSNTGQAMGSLKPKAPAADRPEGSSRTGKRWVRPEPQAADAQDAKAEEANTEAVNAEAPDQKEPEPTAPDQEAATPPSEDG from the coding sequence ATGCTGGCCACCCTTGCAGGAGATCTCTGTCTGGTGTTGGGCCTGGCGGTGCTGCTGCTTCCACTTCTGGTTACGGAACTGAGCAGACCCCGCGATGGAGTTTGGGGTGCGGTGGTTCTGCTGCTTGGGCTGGTGCTGGTGACCAGCAGCGACCGCCTCCGGGGTGCACCGATGTTGGCGGTGGTTTGCGCAGGGCTGCTGATCAGCCGCCTCGGCAGCGAAGTGGCTCAGTCCCGCTGGCAGCAGCTGAGCCCCGAAGAACAACAGCGATTGAAATCCACTGAGCGCTGGTCCACCAGCCTCCAGCAACTCTCTGCCACCCTCAACGCGCTGCTGAGCAACACCGGCCAGGCCATGGGCAGCCTTAAACCCAAAGCGCCAGCGGCTGACCGCCCTGAAGGCAGCAGCCGCACGGGCAAGCGCTGGGTCAGGCCCGAACCGCAAGCCGCGGACGCCCAAGACGCCAAAGCTGAAGAGGCGAACACCGAAGCAGTGAACGCTGAAGCGCCTGATCAAAAAGAACCGGAACCGACAGCGCCTGACCAAGAAGCCGCAACCCCACCCAGCGAAGACGGATAA
- the crtR gene encoding beta-carotene hydroxylase, protein MTQAFVQPEMPAAEVRLRSVPKQFVDPPAAWNPTVGLFLGGYALAALTIWGWFSAGWPLPVMLVTGFLALHLEGTVVHDACHKSAHPVPWVNQLMGHGSALLLGFSFPVFTRVHLEHHAHVNDPKNDPDHIVSTFGPLWLIAPRFFYHEVFFFQRKLWKRWELMQWGLERAVFFTIVAAAVTFDFLPFIFNCWFAPALMVGVTLGLFFDYLPHRPFTSRNRWTNARIYPGRLMNWLIMGQNYHLVHHLWPSVPWFEYKPAYEATKPLLDAKGSPQRLGIFETRADGANFLYDILVGVRSHKHRRGKMRRAARFIPGRALQRGWLGFVDRIAIKTQPRRPHSP, encoded by the coding sequence ATGACCCAGGCTTTCGTACAACCTGAAATGCCTGCTGCGGAGGTTCGTTTGCGTTCTGTTCCCAAACAGTTCGTTGACCCTCCCGCGGCCTGGAATCCAACGGTGGGCTTGTTTCTGGGCGGTTATGCCCTGGCTGCTCTCACCATCTGGGGCTGGTTTTCAGCTGGTTGGCCGTTGCCGGTGATGTTGGTCACTGGGTTTCTGGCGCTGCACCTGGAAGGAACCGTTGTTCACGATGCTTGCCATAAATCGGCCCATCCCGTGCCTTGGGTGAACCAATTGATGGGGCATGGGTCGGCGTTGCTGCTGGGTTTCAGTTTTCCGGTTTTCACCCGTGTGCACCTCGAGCACCACGCCCATGTGAACGATCCGAAGAATGATCCCGACCACATCGTGAGCACCTTTGGCCCGCTGTGGCTGATCGCTCCGCGATTTTTCTATCACGAGGTTTTTTTCTTTCAGCGCAAGCTCTGGAAGCGCTGGGAACTGATGCAGTGGGGCCTCGAGCGTGCCGTGTTCTTCACGATCGTCGCTGCTGCGGTCACCTTTGATTTCCTGCCCTTCATTTTCAACTGTTGGTTCGCACCGGCCCTGATGGTGGGTGTCACCCTCGGGCTCTTTTTCGATTACCTGCCGCATCGTCCCTTCACGTCCCGGAATCGTTGGACGAACGCCCGGATTTATCCAGGCAGGCTGATGAACTGGCTGATCATGGGCCAGAACTATCACCTCGTGCACCATCTCTGGCCTTCGGTGCCCTGGTTTGAGTACAAGCCCGCCTACGAGGCCACCAAACCCCTTCTGGATGCCAAAGGTTCACCGCAACGGCTTGGCATTTTTGAAACCCGTGCGGATGGGGCCAATTTCCTCTACGACATCCTTGTTGGGGTGCGCAGTCACAAGCACCGCAGGGGGAAGATGCGCCGCGCTGCCCGCTTTATCCCTGGCCGCGCTCTGCAGCGCGGTTGGTTGGGTTTTGTCGACCGCATTGCCATCAAAACCCAGCCACGCCGGCCTCACTCACCCTGA
- the gatC gene encoding Asp-tRNA(Asn)/Glu-tRNA(Gln) amidotransferase subunit GatC: MSNITADDVRKVAHLARLDLPEDTIATYTGQLERILDYVDQLQAVDTEGVPATTRAVEVVNVTREDTVEATEVRDDLLNQAPLREGDFFRVPKILAE, translated from the coding sequence ATGAGCAACATCACGGCCGACGACGTGCGCAAGGTGGCCCATCTCGCCAGGCTCGATCTGCCTGAGGACACGATCGCCACCTACACCGGACAGCTGGAACGGATCCTGGATTATGTCGACCAGCTGCAGGCCGTTGATACGGAGGGAGTGCCAGCAACCACCCGCGCTGTGGAAGTTGTCAACGTCACCCGTGAAGACACCGTCGAAGCCACCGAAGTGAGGGACGATCTGCTCAATCAAGCCCCGCTTCGGGAAGGGGATTTCTTCCGTGTCCCGAAGATTCTGGCCGAATGA
- a CDS encoding creatininase family protein produces the protein MTPSLPGPVDHSDSIRLALQSWPDVDQYLQTCKGVIIPLGSTEQHGPTGAIGTDALTAEAVALELGRRSGVLVTPVQAFGMAEHHLGFAGTMSLQPATLLAVLHDLVLSLATHGFERILVVNGHGGNIATARAAFAQAYGTAASRGLEVAPRLRCKLSNWFMAGPVMRRARELYGEREGQHATPSEIAVTLHLHRCLQEKQRPLPEAAPCGAIHGPQDFRRRHPDGRMGSDPYLAKPEHGQELLNTAAEALREDLCTFLTAA, from the coding sequence ATGACCCCTTCGCTCCCCGGCCCGGTGGATCATTCCGATTCCATTCGCTTGGCTCTGCAGAGCTGGCCGGATGTGGACCAGTACCTGCAAACCTGCAAAGGTGTGATCATCCCCCTGGGTTCCACCGAGCAGCACGGGCCAACCGGCGCCATTGGAACTGATGCGCTCACCGCTGAAGCCGTCGCTCTCGAACTAGGACGACGCAGCGGTGTGCTGGTCACGCCGGTTCAAGCCTTCGGCATGGCCGAGCACCACCTCGGCTTTGCCGGCACCATGAGCCTGCAACCCGCCACGCTCCTGGCGGTGCTCCACGATCTTGTGCTCTCCCTAGCCACCCATGGATTCGAGCGGATCTTGGTGGTGAATGGGCACGGAGGCAACATCGCCACCGCCAGGGCCGCCTTTGCCCAGGCCTACGGCACTGCGGCCAGCCGCGGCCTCGAGGTAGCGCCCAGGCTGCGCTGCAAGCTGTCCAACTGGTTCATGGCCGGGCCTGTGATGCGCCGCGCCAGGGAGCTCTACGGAGAACGTGAAGGGCAACACGCCACCCCCAGCGAAATCGCCGTCACCTTGCATCTGCATCGCTGCCTGCAGGAGAAGCAGCGCCCCCTGCCCGAGGCCGCACCCTGCGGGGCCATTCATGGTCCGCAGGACTTCCGCCGCCGCCACCCCGATGGCCGCATGGGATCCGATCCCTATCTCGCCAAACCTGAGCATGGTCAGGAGTTGCTGAACACAGCCGCGGAGGCGTTGCGCGAGGATCTCTGCACTTTCCTCACTGCCGCATGA
- a CDS encoding queuosine precursor transporter: MNASIQARRDFVFLALAGLFLGTLGMLNILGLTRFLELGHIGSWPIVVAVGALPYPITFLCTDLISELWGEKRAGQVVWVGLLLNGWVVLILWLGGLLPGVEGAPDSTFFEIQRLAFGSVLASMAAYLTAQFVDVRLFHFWKQFSGGRALWLRNNGSTLVSQLVDTSAVVLISHYASGVLPVRPGEPVAPQLVSFIASGYLFKAMAALIDTMPFVWITGWLRQWLAVPRTGSEIGGSDDPIMQGVTSNASLPGLNERM, encoded by the coding sequence ATGAACGCCTCAATCCAGGCACGCCGCGACTTTGTCTTTCTGGCTCTTGCAGGGCTGTTCCTCGGCACCCTGGGGATGCTCAACATCCTTGGGCTCACTCGCTTCCTCGAACTGGGACACATCGGGTCGTGGCCGATCGTGGTGGCCGTTGGCGCCTTGCCCTATCCGATCACATTTCTGTGCACGGATCTGATCAGTGAGTTGTGGGGTGAGAAGAGAGCCGGCCAGGTGGTGTGGGTTGGTCTGCTTCTCAACGGCTGGGTCGTGCTGATCCTCTGGCTGGGCGGATTGCTCCCCGGTGTTGAAGGAGCCCCGGATTCCACATTCTTCGAAATCCAGAGACTGGCCTTCGGCTCCGTCTTGGCCTCCATGGCGGCCTATCTCACGGCCCAGTTCGTGGACGTGCGCCTCTTCCACTTCTGGAAACAGTTCAGCGGCGGACGGGCTCTCTGGCTGCGCAACAACGGCTCAACCCTGGTGAGTCAGCTGGTGGACACCAGCGCTGTGGTGCTGATCAGCCACTACGCCTCCGGCGTACTCCCCGTACGCCCCGGGGAACCCGTGGCTCCCCAGCTGGTGTCATTCATCGCCAGCGGCTATCTCTTCAAGGCCATGGCTGCACTGATCGACACCATGCCCTTCGTCTGGATCACCGGCTGGCTGCGCCAGTGGCTGGCTGTGCCTCGCACAGGCAGCGAAATCGGCGGAAGTGACGATCCGATCATGCAGGGCGTGACATCGAACGCATCCCTGCCAGGCTTGAACGAAAGGATGTAA
- a CDS encoding Nif11-like leader peptide family natural product precursor yields MSEEQLKAFLEAVKADAGLQEKLKAAGDADAVVAIAKAEGFVISAEELKRAQAEVSEEELEGVAAGRAAGNHITAGDCFISSIRSCTVIVPEY; encoded by the coding sequence ATGTCAGAAGAGCAACTCAAAGCTTTCCTGGAAGCCGTTAAAGCTGATGCTGGTCTTCAAGAGAAGCTGAAGGCAGCTGGTGATGCGGATGCGGTGGTGGCGATTGCTAAGGCTGAGGGGTTTGTGATTTCTGCTGAGGAGTTAAAGAGGGCTCAGGCAGAGGTATCAGAAGAGGAGCTTGAAGGCGTAGCTGCAGGGAGAGCTGCAGGAAATCATATTACTGCTGGGGACTGTTTCATTTCTTCAATACGCAGCTGCACTGTGATTGTGCCGGAATATTAG
- a CDS encoding Nif11-like leader peptide family natural product precursor — MSEEQLKAFLEAIKTDAGLQEKLKAAGDANAVVAIAKTAGFMISAEELNIAQVEASEDELESVAGAACSCNKERGVGFIHRFVLVQ, encoded by the coding sequence ATGTCAGAAGAGCAACTCAAAGCATTCCTGGAAGCCATCAAGACGGATGCAGGGCTCCAGGAGAAGCTGAAGGCGGCAGGGGATGCGAATGCTGTTGTAGCGATTGCGAAAACTGCGGGTTTTATGATTTCTGCTGAGGAGCTGAATATCGCGCAGGTAGAGGCTTCAGAAGACGAGCTGGAGAGCGTGGCAGGGGCGGCGTGCTCGTGCAATAAAGAGCGGGGTGTTGGTTTTATACACCGCTTCGTGCTCGTGCAATAG
- a CDS encoding Nif11-like leader peptide family natural product precursor: MSEEQLKAFLEKVKTDTSLQEKLKAASNPDAVAATAKEAGFMISADDLNRSRSEISEEELEHVSGGGCSPWSINSVGTFGCL, from the coding sequence ATGTCAGAAGAACAACTCAAGGCCTTCCTCGAAAAGGTCAAGACAGACACCAGCCTTCAGGAGAAGCTCAAAGCAGCGAGCAATCCTGACGCAGTAGCTGCCACGGCTAAAGAGGCTGGATTCATGATTTCTGCTGATGATTTGAACAGATCTCGATCGGAGATCTCCGAAGAAGAGCTCGAACACGTCTCTGGCGGTGGCTGCAGCCCTTGGAGCATTAATAGTGTTGGGACATTCGGGTGTTTGTAA